The following proteins come from a genomic window of Larimichthys crocea isolate SSNF chromosome XV, L_crocea_2.0, whole genome shotgun sequence:
- the tmem9 gene encoding proton-transporting V-type ATPase complex assembly regulator TMEM9: protein MSCVKGGSWTFAVAAVVTLFLLDVVGFAQAKNFEDVRCKCICPPYRNITGHIYNRNVSQKDCNCLHVVEPMPVPGHDVEAYCLLCECKYEERSSNTIKVTIIIYLSVVGALLLYMLFLLLVDPLIRKHDPYTQPLHNEEDSEEMRPQVDNAQARGNTVLERVEGAQQRWKKQVQEQRKTVFDRHKMLS, encoded by the exons ATGTCGTGTGTGAAGGGAGGATCCTGGACCTTTGCCGTAGCCGCAGTCGTGACCTTGTTCCTGCTGGATGTTGTTGGTTTTGCACAGGCGAAg AACTTTGAGGATGTTCGCTGCAAGTGCATCTGCCCGCCATACAGAAACATCACTGGCCACATATACAACCGAAATGTCTCCCAGAAGGATTG TAACTGCCTCCATGTAGTGGAGCCCATGCCAGTGCCCGGTCATGATGTGGAAGCTTACTGCCTGCTGTGTGAATGCAAGTACGAAGAACGAAGTAGCAACACTATCAAG GTAACTATCATCATTTACCTGTCTGTTGTTGGTGCACTGCTGCTCTACATGCTGTTCCTGCTACTGGTCGATCCTCTCATTCGTAAACATGACCCGTACACCCAGCCACTGCACAACGAGGAGGACTCTGAG gAGATGCGCCCACAGGTGGACAATGCCCAGGCCAGAGGAAACACAGTCCTGGAGCGGGTCGAGGGAGCACAGCAGCGCTGGAAAAAGCAGGTCCAGGAACAGCGCAAGACTGTTTTTGACCGCCACAAGATGCTTAGTTAA